One stretch of Mycteria americana isolate JAX WOST 10 ecotype Jacksonville Zoo and Gardens chromosome 16, USCA_MyAme_1.0, whole genome shotgun sequence DNA includes these proteins:
- the CDRT4 gene encoding CMT1A duplicated region transcript 4 protein has product METPSVNTFGSPRAEYALPSATMGLPGHLIQCHRPQPAYTTHTAPVVKMLAEQDERRKAASNHPAETEPNREPQEAGFEEETQVLSELSRGSSTPRTGKDSVGTSKAESGLPSPSVCNRVIFARKPPLRVLPCSSLAHSSKKK; this is encoded by the coding sequence AGTACGCCCTGCCCTCGGCCACCATGGGTCTGCCCGGCCACCTCATCCAGTGCCACCGCCCGCAGCCTGCCTACACCACCCACACGGCCCCCGTGGTCAAGATGCTTGCTGAGCAGGATGAGCGGAGAAAGGCTGCATCCAACCACCCAGCAGAGACAGAGCCAAACAGAGAGCCTCAAGAAGCTGGTTTTGAGGAGGAAACCCAAGTGCTGTCAGAGCTGAGCAGAGGTAGCAGCACCCCCAGGACTGGGAAGGATTCTGTAGGAACGTCCAAGGCTGAGAGCGGTTTGCCATCACCAAGTGTTTGCAATAGGGTTATTTTCGCAAGAAAACCTCCCTTGCGTGTGCTGCCATGTAGTTCCCTGGCACATTCCAGCAAGAAGAAATGA